The genomic interval TGGAGCATCACGCCGACGCGGGGCCGCAGCGCCGCCGACTCGCGGACCGGGTCGAGACCCAGGACGCGCACCGTGCCGGAGTCCGGCCGCCGGTACCCCTCGCAGATCTCGACCGTGGTCGTCTTGCCCGCTCCGTTGGGGCCGAGCACGGCGGTCACGCCGTGCCGGGCCGCCAGGTCGAGGCCGTCCACCGCGGTCTTCGTGCCGTACCGCTTCACCAGGGCCTGCACCTGGACCACGGGCTCACTTCGCATGGGTCATGAGTCTAGGGAGACGGCGGGGGGGGGTCCGGCCGGGGGGTGCGGGAAGCCGCCCGGACGGGAAAGGCGCTCTTGCGCGGCCCCCGGAATGTGATCCGGAGCGGTGAGTGGGCCGGTCGGAGGGGGTGCGGGCGGTGCCCGCCGGGTGCTGCGGCCCGTCCCCGGTCCGATCGATCAGAGATCGTTTGCGCAGGTCAGATTAGGTATGCCTAAGTGATGCAAGGCACTTCGGGCCGTCCGGGCGCGGCTTGCCCGGCTCCGGCGAATTACGCAACAATGGCGTTGTGAAAAACGTTGGCGAGACGTCCCACGAGGATCTGGCAACCGGTGAGCGGTCCACCCGCAACCGCGTCGCCCGCTCCATCCTGGACCACGGCCCGTCGACCGTCGCCGAACTGGCCGGGCGGCTGAAGCTGACCCAGGCGGCCGTGCGCCGCCACCTCGACGCCCTGACCGCGGACAACGTCGTGGAGGCCCGTGACCGGCGCGTCTACGGCGCGCGCTCGCGCGGACGTCCGGCCAAGGTGTTCGCCCTGACCGACTGCGGCCGGGACGCCTTCGACCAGTCCTACGACAAGCTCGCGGTGGACGCGCTGCGCTGGATCGGCGAGCGGGAGGGCGGCAGCGAGGCGATCGCCGCGTTCGCCCGGGCCCGCATCGCCGCCCAGGCGGGCGCGTACCGCAAGGCCGTCGAGTCCGTACCGCCGGAGAAGCGCACGGAGGCCCTGGCCAAGGCGCTGAGCGAGGACGGGTACGCTGCGACCGCGCGCAGCGCGCCCCACCCCCAGCGGGGTGAGCAGCTCTGTCAGCACCACTGCCCGGTCGCCCACGCCGCCGAGCAGTTCCCGCAGCTGTGCGAGGCCGAGACGGAATTTTTCGCCGAGCTTCTCGGTACGCATGTACAGCGGCTGGCGACGATCGCCCACGGCGACGGCGTCTGCACGACGTTCATCCCCAAGATTTCCCACAACGCATCCGCAAGCACGTCCGGGAGGAACCCCGCATGACTCTCCCCACGGAGACTGCCCACCCCGAGCTGGAGGGTCTGGGCACCTACGAATACGGCTGGGCCGACCGTGACGAGGCCGGTGCGTCGGCGCGCCGCGGCCTGAACGAGGAAGTCGTCCGGGACATCTCCTCGAAGAAGGACGAGCCGGAGTGGATGACCAAGCTCCGCCTCAAGGGCCTGCGCCTGTTCGAGAAGAAGCCCATGCCGAACTGGGGCTCCGACCTCTCCGGCATCGACTTCGACAACATCAAGTACTTCGTGCGGTCCACGGAGAAGCAGGCGCAGTCCTGGGAGGACCTCCCCGAGGACATCAAGAACACCTACGACAAGCTGGGCATCCCCGAGGCCGAGAAGAAGCGCCTCGTCGCCGGTGTCGCCGCCCAGTACGAGTCGGAGGTCGTCTACCACCAGATCCGCGAGGACCTGGAGGAGCAGGGTGTCATCTTCCTGGACACCGACACCGCCCTGAAGGAGCACCCGGAGCTCTTCAAGGAGTACTTCGGCACGGTCATCCCGGCCGGTGACAACAAGTTCGCCGCGCTGAACACCGCCGTGTGGTCCGGCGGCTCCTTCATCTACGTGCCCCCGGGCGTGCACGTGGAGATCCCGCTCCAGGCCTACTTCCGGATCAACACCGAGAACATGGGCCAGTTCGAGCGGACCCTGATCATCGTCGACGAGGGCGCCTACGTGCACTACGTCGAGGGCTGCACCGCGCCGATCTACAAGTCGGACTCGCTGCACTCCGCGGTCGTCGAGATCATCGTCAAGAAGAACGCCCGCTGCCGCTACACGACCATCCAGAACTGGTCGAACAACGTCTACAACCTGGTCACCAAGCGCGCCGTCGCCTACGAGGGCGCCACCATGGAGTGGGTCGACGGCAACATCGGCTCCAAGGTGACGATGAAGTACCCGGCCGTCTACCTGATGGGCGAGCACGCCAAGGGCGAGACCCTGTCCATCGCCTTCGCGGGCGAGGGCCAGCACCAGGACGCCGGCGCCAAGATGGTCCACATGGCCCCGAACACCTCGTCGAACATCGTCTCCAAGTCGGTGGCGCGCGGCGGCGGCCGGACCTCCTACCGCGGTCTCATCGAGATCGGCGAGGGCGCCCCGGGCTCCAAGTCCAACGTGCTGTGCGACGCGCTGCTGGTGGACACCATCTCCCGCTCGGACACCTACCCCTACGTGGACGTCCGCGAGGACGACGTGTCCATGGGCCACGAGGCGACGGTCTCCAAGGTCTCCGAGGACCAGCTCTTCTACCTGATGAGCCGCGGCCTGTCCGAGGACGAGGCGATGGCCATGATCGTGCGCGGCTTCGTCGAGCCGATCGCCAAGGAACTGCCGATGGAGTACGCGCTCGAGCTCAACCGGCTGATCGAGCTCCAGATGGAAGGCGCGGTCGGCTGATCACCGCCGCCGTCTCCCGTCAGGCCCCATACGCAACGGAAAGCGAGCACTACGACAGCCATGGCTGAGGCTCAGAACATCCCGGTGGGTTCCACCACCGCCGGTTCGATCGCGGTCGCCGCCGAGTCGACCGTCGCCACGCGCATGAGCGCGCCCCCGTCCTTCGACGTGGCGGACTTCCCCGTCCCCCACGGCCGTGAGGAGGAGTGGCGGTTCACCCCGCTGGAGCGGCTGCGCGGACTGCACGACGGCACCGCCGCCGCCACCGACGCGGGCGTCAAGGTCGCCGTCGGGGCCCCCGAGGGCGTCACCGTCGAGACCGTCGGCCGTGACGACGCCCGGCTCGGCCGCACCGGAGCCCCGGTGGACCGCGTCGCCGCCCAGGCGTACTCGGCCTTCACCCAGGCGTCGGTCGTGACCGTGCCCAAGGAGACCGTGCTCACCGAGCCGATCCGCATCGCCGTGCACGGCGAGGGCGGCACCGCCTTCGGTCACCAGGTGATCGAGCTCGGCGCCTTCGCCGAGGCCCTCGTGGTCATCGACCACACCGGCGACGCGGTGCTCGCCGCCAACGTCGAGTACGTCCTCGGCGACGGCGCCAAGCTCACCGTGGTGTCCGTCCAGGACTGGGACGACAAGGCCGTGCACGTCGCCCAGCACAACGCGCTCGTCGGCCGCGACGCCTCCTTCAAGTCGGTCGTCGTGACCTTCGGCGGCGACCTGGTCCGCCTCCACCCGCGCGTCACCTACGCGGGTCCCGGCGGCGAGGCCGAGCTGTTCGGCCTGTACTTCACCGACGCCGGCCAGCACCAGGAGCACCGCCTCCTGGTCGACCACAACGTCCCGCACTGCACGTCCAACGTCGTCTACAAGGGCGCGCTGCAGGGCGACGACGCGCACGCCGTGTGGATCGGCGACGTGCTCATCGAGGCCAAGGCCGAGGGCACCGACACCTACGAGATGAACCGCAACCTCGTCCTCACCGACGGCGCGCGGGTCGACTCGGTGCCGAACCTGGAGATCGAGACCGGCGAGATCGTCGGCGCCGGCCACGCCTCCGCGACCGGCCGCTTCGACGACGAGCAGCTCTTCTACCTGATGGCCCGCGGCATCCCCGAGAAGGACGCCCGGCGCCTGGTGGTCCGGGGCTTCTTCGCCGAGCTCGTCCAGCAGATCGGCGTCCCCGACATCGAGGAGCGCCTGATCGCCAAGATCGAGGAGGAGCTGGAGGCCGCGGTCGCATGACCTTCGTACGCGTCTGTGGACTGGGCGAGCTGGAGGAGGACACCCCGAAGCGGGTGGAACTCGACGGCACGCCGGTCTCCGTCGTGCGCACCGAGGGCGAGGTGTTCGCGATCAACGACATCTGCTCGCACGCGAACGTGTCCCTGTCGGAGGGCGAGGTGGACGACTGCCACATCGAGTGCTGGCTGCACGGCTCGCGTTTCGACCTCCGTTCCGGCAAGCCCGACGCCCTCCCGGCGACGCGCCCCGTCCCCGTATACCCCGTAAAGATCGAAGGGGACGACGTGCTCGTCTCCCTCACCCAGGAGTCCTGAGGCACCCATGGCAACGCTTGAAATCCGAGACCTGCACGTCACCGTCGAGGCCGACAACGCCACGAAGGAGATCCTCAAGGGCGTCGACCTCACCGTGAAGCAGGGCGAGACGCACGCCATCATGGGCCCCAACGGCTCGGGCAAGTCGACCCTCGCGTACGCGCTCGCCGGTCACCCCAAGTACACCGTCTCCGGCGGCACCGTCACCCTCGACGGCGAGGACGTCCTGGAGATGTCCGTCGACGAGCGGGCCCGCGCCGGCCTGTTCCTCGCCATGCAGTACCCGGTCGAGGTCCCCGGCGTCTCCGTCTCCAACTTCCTGCGCACCTCCGCCACCGCCGTCCGCGGCGAGGCCCCCAAGCTGCGCACCTGGGTGAAGGAGGTCAAGGAGGCCATGGAGCGCCTCAACATGGACCCCGCCTTCGCCGAGCGCAACGTCAACGAGGGCTTCTCCGGCGGTGAGAAGAAGCGCCACGAGATCCTCCAGCTCGAGCTGCTCAAGCCGAAGGTCGCGATCCTCGACGAGACCGACTCCGGCCTGGACGTCGACGCCCTGCGCGTCGTTTCCGAGGGCGTCAACCGCGTCCGCGAGTCCGGCGAGGTCGGCACCCTGCTGATCACGCACTACACGCGCATCCTGCGCTACATCAAGCCCGACCACGTCCACGTGTTCGCCGGCGGCCGCATCGTCGAGTCCGGCGGCCCCGAGCTCGCCGACAAGCTGGAGGCCGAGGGGTACGAGGCATACACGAAGGGTGGCGTATCCGCGTGACACAGCTGCCGGGCCTCCTCGACACCGAGGCGATCCGCAAGGACTTCCCCATCCTGGACCGACAGGTCCATGACGGGCGCAAGCTCGTGTACCTGGACAACGCGGCGACCAGCCAGAAGCCGCGCCAGGTGCTGGACGCCCTGAGCGAGTACTACGAGCGCTACAACGCCAACGTCCATCGCGGTGTGCATGTGCTCGCCGAGGAGGCCACGGCGCTGTACGAGGGCGCGCGCGACAAGGTCGCGGAGTTCGTCAACGCGCCCTCGCGCGACGAGGTGATCTTCACCAAGAACGCCTCCGAGTCGCTCAACCTCGTGGCCAACATGCTCGGCTGGGCCGACGAGCCCTACCGGGTGGACCACGAGACCGAGATCGTCATCACGGAGATGGAGCACCACTCCAACATCGTGCCGTGGCAGCTGCTCGCGCAGCGCACGGGCGCGAAGCTGAAGTGGTTCGGCCTCACCGACGACGGCCGGCTCGACCTGTCGAACATCGACGAGGTCATCACCGAGAAGACGAAGATCGTCTCCTTCGTGCTGGTGTCCAACATCCTGGGCACGGTCAACCCGGTCGAGGCCATCGTGCGCCGCGCCCAGGAGGTCGGCGCCCTGGTGTGCGTCGACGCGTCCCAGGCCGCGCCGCACATGCCGCTGGACGTCCAGGCCCTCCAGGCCGACTTCGTGGCCTTCACGGGCCACAAGATGTGCGGCCCGACCGGCATCGGCGTCCTGTGGGGCCGCCAGGAGCTGCTGGAGGACCTGCCTCCGTTCCTCGGCGGCGGCGAGATGATCGAGACCGTGTCGATGAGCTCGTCGACGTACGCCCCGGCCCCGCACAAGTTCGAGGCGGGCACCCCGCCGATCGCCCAGGCGGTCGGGCTCGGCGCGGCGATCGACTACCTGTCGGCCATCGGCATGGACAGGATCCTCGCGCACGAGCACGCCATCACCGAGTACGCCGTCGAGCGGCTCCTCTCGGTGCCGGACCTGCGCATCATCGGTCCGGCCACGGCCGAGGACCGCGGCGCCGCGATCTCCTTCACCCTCGGGGACATCCACCCGCACGACGTGGGCCAGGTCCTCGACGAGCAGGGCATCGCGGTCCGGGTCGGACACCACTGCGCCCGCCCCGTCTGCCTGCGGTACGGAATTCCCGCGACCACGCGGGCGTCGTTCTATCTGTACTCCACGCCGGCGGACATCGACGCACTGGTCGACGGTCTGGAGCACGTACGGAACTTCTTCGGATGAGGGGCTGAGGCGTGAAGCTGGACTCCATGTACCAGGACGTCATCCTGGACCACTACAAGAACCCGCACGGGCGGGGCCTCCGGGACGGCGACGCCGAGGTGCATCACGTCAACCCGACGTGCGGTGACGAGATCACGTTGCGCGTGAAGTACGACGGCACGACCATCAGCGACGTCAGCTACGAGGGACAGGGCTGTTCCATCAGCCAGGCGTCCGCGTCCGTGCTGAACGACCTGCTGGTCGGCAAGGATCTCGCCGAGGCGCAGAAGATCCAGGGGACCTTCCTGGAGCTGATGCAGTCCAAGGGGAGGATCGAGCCCGACGACGCGATGGAGGAGGTGCTGGAG from Streptomyces sp. DH-12 carries:
- a CDS encoding ArsR family transcriptional regulator; this encodes MKNVGETSHEDLATGERSTRNRVARSILDHGPSTVAELAGRLKLTQAAVRRHLDALTADNVVEARDRRVYGARSRGRPAKVFALTDCGRDAFDQSYDKLAVDALRWIGEREGGSEAIAAFARARIAAQAGAYRKAVESVPPEKRTEALAKALSEDGYAATARSAPHPQRGEQLCQHHCPVAHAAEQFPQLCEAETEFFAELLGTHVQRLATIAHGDGVCTTFIPKISHNASASTSGRNPA
- the sufB gene encoding Fe-S cluster assembly protein SufB, with the protein product MTLPTETAHPELEGLGTYEYGWADRDEAGASARRGLNEEVVRDISSKKDEPEWMTKLRLKGLRLFEKKPMPNWGSDLSGIDFDNIKYFVRSTEKQAQSWEDLPEDIKNTYDKLGIPEAEKKRLVAGVAAQYESEVVYHQIREDLEEQGVIFLDTDTALKEHPELFKEYFGTVIPAGDNKFAALNTAVWSGGSFIYVPPGVHVEIPLQAYFRINTENMGQFERTLIIVDEGAYVHYVEGCTAPIYKSDSLHSAVVEIIVKKNARCRYTTIQNWSNNVYNLVTKRAVAYEGATMEWVDGNIGSKVTMKYPAVYLMGEHAKGETLSIAFAGEGQHQDAGAKMVHMAPNTSSNIVSKSVARGGGRTSYRGLIEIGEGAPGSKSNVLCDALLVDTISRSDTYPYVDVREDDVSMGHEATVSKVSEDQLFYLMSRGLSEDEAMAMIVRGFVEPIAKELPMEYALELNRLIELQMEGAVG
- the sufD gene encoding Fe-S cluster assembly protein SufD — encoded protein: MAEAQNIPVGSTTAGSIAVAAESTVATRMSAPPSFDVADFPVPHGREEEWRFTPLERLRGLHDGTAAATDAGVKVAVGAPEGVTVETVGRDDARLGRTGAPVDRVAAQAYSAFTQASVVTVPKETVLTEPIRIAVHGEGGTAFGHQVIELGAFAEALVVIDHTGDAVLAANVEYVLGDGAKLTVVSVQDWDDKAVHVAQHNALVGRDASFKSVVVTFGGDLVRLHPRVTYAGPGGEAELFGLYFTDAGQHQEHRLLVDHNVPHCTSNVVYKGALQGDDAHAVWIGDVLIEAKAEGTDTYEMNRNLVLTDGARVDSVPNLEIETGEIVGAGHASATGRFDDEQLFYLMARGIPEKDARRLVVRGFFAELVQQIGVPDIEERLIAKIEEELEAAVA
- a CDS encoding non-heme iron oxygenase ferredoxin subunit, translating into MTFVRVCGLGELEEDTPKRVELDGTPVSVVRTEGEVFAINDICSHANVSLSEGEVDDCHIECWLHGSRFDLRSGKPDALPATRPVPVYPVKIEGDDVLVSLTQES
- the sufC gene encoding Fe-S cluster assembly ATPase SufC, which encodes MATLEIRDLHVTVEADNATKEILKGVDLTVKQGETHAIMGPNGSGKSTLAYALAGHPKYTVSGGTVTLDGEDVLEMSVDERARAGLFLAMQYPVEVPGVSVSNFLRTSATAVRGEAPKLRTWVKEVKEAMERLNMDPAFAERNVNEGFSGGEKKRHEILQLELLKPKVAILDETDSGLDVDALRVVSEGVNRVRESGEVGTLLITHYTRILRYIKPDHVHVFAGGRIVESGGPELADKLEAEGYEAYTKGGVSA
- a CDS encoding cysteine desulfurase, whose protein sequence is MTQLPGLLDTEAIRKDFPILDRQVHDGRKLVYLDNAATSQKPRQVLDALSEYYERYNANVHRGVHVLAEEATALYEGARDKVAEFVNAPSRDEVIFTKNASESLNLVANMLGWADEPYRVDHETEIVITEMEHHSNIVPWQLLAQRTGAKLKWFGLTDDGRLDLSNIDEVITEKTKIVSFVLVSNILGTVNPVEAIVRRAQEVGALVCVDASQAAPHMPLDVQALQADFVAFTGHKMCGPTGIGVLWGRQELLEDLPPFLGGGEMIETVSMSSSTYAPAPHKFEAGTPPIAQAVGLGAAIDYLSAIGMDRILAHEHAITEYAVERLLSVPDLRIIGPATAEDRGAAISFTLGDIHPHDVGQVLDEQGIAVRVGHHCARPVCLRYGIPATTRASFYLYSTPADIDALVDGLEHVRNFFG
- the sufU gene encoding Fe-S cluster assembly sulfur transfer protein SufU, which gives rise to MKLDSMYQDVILDHYKNPHGRGLRDGDAEVHHVNPTCGDEITLRVKYDGTTISDVSYEGQGCSISQASASVLNDLLVGKDLAEAQKIQGTFLELMQSKGRIEPDDAMEEVLEDAVAFAGVSKYPARVKCALLSWMAWKDATAQALGADAERTTA